The stretch of DNA TTTGTTCCCAGTTATTGTTCACGTAAACAAGCTGATTGTCAGTCTATCAGGATCGCATGTTAAAGTCCATGATCAATTTACTACTTGTCTGATCTTTGTTTTGAAAATACAAGTTCTTCGATGGAAGGTGAAACATTAGGCCTATACCTGCATACTCTCTATCTCTTTGGTCATGAATACAACATCCTTCAAGATGATTCTTCAAGAAATTTGTGTGTTTCAGGTTGTGACACTTGAATTTAGATTTTCATGTTCAACTCGAGAAGGAGCGGTCGATCAACGTAAATCTGTCATAGTGTGAAGTGTCTCTCTCCATTGTACTTGTACTAATTTAAAATTTCACATGCAATAATTCTGATACTTGGGAAACAAAGTAACTATGATGCTAATTCAGTAAAACATATTTTATAGAATATACAGGAGAATTACCCAGTCGTGGCAGGCTACAAGAAAATGGTCGGCTCCATCGGTTCTATTCCAAAAACGATACGTTGTTGTGATATTCTGGAGGTAGCTACTCAAATATTGAACCAGGTTCTTCGAACTGTGAGAATCGGGTACATATAAAGCCTTTTCTAACATCCATGAGCTAAAAGGCAAGTAAAATAAATGGGCTTGATCTGCGTTTTTAGTAACAAAATGCTTGTTTTCTTCCAGCTGCTTCATGAACCATCCTTCAGAGGCATATATTCCAGTAAGCGCTGGTTGGTGGAATATAGGCTGTCTTCCTTCAGtataaatgtaaattttgagagtcTTCTCCATCAGTTCATAGCTCCTGTAAATGATGATTCagacattttttttatcaaaataataagGAAACTCACACAAAATTAACTGGTTACAAAATAGAATCTAGTCCCATTATCAAATATCAATATAGATCAAATCATtcaagaaaatgagaaaaaaatgGATTTACCGTTCgttttatatatataccttAAAAAGGCAGAATAATTGCGATACACATGAGGGTCCCCTTTCCTGATTTGTGCGTTTTCAATCAGTGTTTTTGCTTTATGTAACTGCTGGTCCACCTCGGAAGGCCAGTGTGGTTTCTGAAAACAAATATATCAAGCAAATGAGCGATAAAAGATTAATAAATGAATGATGGTAGTCCGTGGAATCTTGTTCACAGAGATTGCTCAGATTTTCAAGACTGCACATACCATGGGCAGATAAACTACATAGCTTTGAAGTAACATGTCGTTCATCGCAGATATTGGCAGTACTTTAGCTGGTGGTCCTTTTAACCTTTCTTTCTTAATTGAGCTGCTAAAGATCGAACTAGAAAGGTTATTCAGTGTTAGACCAGCTTTATCAGTTTTCACGTATAATTTTGGCGCATCTTTTCCCAttgaagatgtatcaggatcaaTAGTTTTAATGTTAGTACTTTGATTTGCACCCACAGACTCTGGAGATTTGAAGGGAGCTGCAGAATATGATGATGGTGCAGACGGAGGAATAACATTCCCAGGCAAAAGATGGTTCAATGAAGAATTACTTTTTGTATGATTTGATACTGGTAAATCATAACTGTAATCTCTACTCTTCTCCGGTGCCAAGGTCTTGTTCTGTATCGGTATCACATCAACTTTGGGCTCATTCATTTTCAAGAAGTCCTCAGATGGAGATCCATCGCCAGGACTAGTATAAACACCAGAAGTTTCATTAGAGTAGTTATTAATATCCGCACTCAAATTATGTTTGCCATCTGCATCATTTCCACTAGTGAACTTCTTCGCATTCAAATCCTCTCGGACCATGCTCATTGTGGAAGAATTTGAACCACTCAAAAGCGCCTGGTTTTCCACACTTTTAAACTCACTAGAAGAACCCCTAGTCGGTAAGTTGCCTCTGTATGCCACTTGAGACTTGCCAAAAGATAATAAATATGACAAATACCCATAAGGAAGCTCGAAATGCTGAACCAACAGAACAACTGAAAAGGCCATTGCCATTAGCCAAAGCAGTCTCCTGGCATCCATTAGATAGATATAATAACCTTCGATAGTTAAACTCGAGCAAACGACTAAAAATTAGGAGAGGCCGAATGCCCTTAAAGAATCTCAAGCCATGTTTCCAACTTTCTTGTGGGTAATTTCATTCTAATTCAACAGACAAGTAAAAGCACTACAGCAGAAATCAAATCTCGAAAACTGATCCATTAATTCAAGAAACTGAGAGGCGTCCCATAAAGTCAAATCTCAAACATAAACACAGTAAATGAAATTACTCGGTCTCCACGGTCTTCTAAGCAAGAAATCGAATATTAAATTACCGAGCACATTCCTTCGAGATGTCACCTTATGAATTAAACACCAAACGAGTTAAATAACGAAATCCACTGGACAAAAAAATAACCATCAAATCCCAGAATCACAAAGCCCAAATACTTAAACAAGAAACTTACTCACAAAA from Primulina eburnea isolate SZY01 chromosome 6, ASM2296580v1, whole genome shotgun sequence encodes:
- the LOC140834400 gene encoding probable glycosyltransferase At3g07620, yielding MDARRLLWLMAMAFSVVLLVQHFELPYGYLSYLLSFGKSQVAYRGNLPTRGSSSEFKSVENQALLSGSNSSTMSMVREDLNAKKFTSGNDADGKHNLSADINNYSNETSGVYTSPGDGSPSEDFLKMNEPKVDVIPIQNKTLAPEKSRDYSYDLPVSNHTKSNSSLNHLLPGNVIPPSAPSSYSAAPFKSPESVGANQSTNIKTIDPDTSSMGKDAPKLYVKTDKAGLTLNNLSSSIFSSSIKKERLKGPPAKVLPISAMNDMLLQSYVVYLPMKPHWPSEVDQQLHKAKTLIENAQIRKGDPHVYRNYSAFLRSYELMEKTLKIYIYTEGRQPIFHQPALTGIYASEGWFMKQLEENKHFVTKNADQAHLFYLPFSSWMLEKALYVPDSHSSKNLVQYLSSYLQNITTTYRFWNRTDGADHFLVACHDWAPFETSKIMANCIRALCNADAKGRFQFGKDVSLPETNVRVSENPLKDLGGKPPSERHILAFFAGKMHGYLRPILLSHWENKDPDMKISGKLDKVKGQMSYSKYMKSSKYCISAKGYEAYTPRVVEAIFYECVPVIISDNYVPPFFETLNWESFAVFILEKDIPNLKKILLSIPEKRYIEMQRRVKQVQTHFLWHETPIKYDIFHMILHSIWHTRVFQMRPG